A DNA window from Paenibacillus sp. HWE-109 contains the following coding sequences:
- a CDS encoding ABC transporter substrate-binding protein, protein MVKNAKKVVAISMLMSTMVVVSACGSSSSTDSPTSSAKETAAASGEKVTISYGGWSLDTMTDVIKAFNASHPNIEVKAENTPYKQYFTKLETAAQGGTMPDVLWMNGPNFIKYAENNMLKDLSDNIKKDQVDLKNYPTSLISLYSLGGKNYGIPKDYDTIGLWYNKKLFDEKGIPYPDGTWDWAKLTEAAKKLTDSSKGIYGFAAPMMNQEDYYNTILQAGGNIISDDHKKSGFDQPEAIEGLKFLTDLIQVHKVSPTLAQMTETAPADLFTSGKLAMYFDGSWAAFTIIQNAEMKNNADVAPLPKGKKQGVVIHGLSHVISANSKHPKEAWEFVKFLGSKEAAEIAAKQGGAIPAFKGSEAAWLAAFPQYHAKAFIDMTEYATPYPVSKNTSVWTTYETEILKNAWTGEKPVADAAKELGAKMNQALAAEK, encoded by the coding sequence ATGGTTAAAAATGCGAAAAAAGTAGTTGCGATTTCAATGCTTATGTCCACTATGGTTGTTGTAAGTGCTTGCGGAAGTTCGAGTTCAACGGACTCGCCTACCAGCAGTGCGAAAGAAACGGCTGCAGCATCCGGTGAGAAAGTAACCATTTCTTATGGCGGTTGGAGCTTGGACACGATGACGGACGTGATCAAAGCATTTAATGCGAGCCATCCGAACATTGAAGTCAAGGCAGAGAACACACCGTACAAACAATATTTCACCAAATTAGAAACGGCCGCACAAGGCGGGACTATGCCGGACGTGCTCTGGATGAACGGTCCGAATTTCATTAAATACGCTGAGAATAACATGTTGAAAGATTTGTCCGATAACATCAAGAAGGATCAGGTCGATCTCAAAAATTATCCAACTTCACTCATTTCCTTATATAGTCTTGGTGGGAAAAACTACGGAATTCCTAAGGATTATGACACCATTGGATTGTGGTACAACAAGAAGTTGTTTGATGAAAAAGGCATTCCGTATCCGGACGGCACATGGGATTGGGCTAAATTGACGGAAGCGGCCAAGAAATTAACCGATAGCTCCAAGGGTATCTATGGATTTGCTGCACCGATGATGAATCAAGAGGACTACTATAATACGATTCTTCAAGCAGGCGGAAACATTATTTCTGACGATCACAAAAAATCCGGCTTTGACCAACCAGAAGCGATCGAAGGCCTGAAATTTTTGACTGACCTCATTCAGGTGCATAAAGTATCGCCAACACTGGCTCAAATGACAGAAACTGCGCCAGCGGACTTATTTACATCCGGCAAGCTAGCCATGTACTTCGATGGATCTTGGGCTGCTTTCACAATTATTCAAAATGCCGAGATGAAAAACAATGCTGATGTGGCACCGCTGCCAAAAGGGAAGAAACAAGGGGTTGTGATCCACGGTTTGAGTCATGTCATTTCGGCAAATTCCAAGCACCCCAAAGAAGCGTGGGAATTCGTCAAATTCCTTGGCTCCAAAGAAGCAGCAGAAATCGCTGCCAAGCAAGGCGGAGCTATCCCAGCGTTCAAAGGCAGTGAAGCGGCTTGGTTAGCTGCATTCCCGCAGTATCACGCGAAAGCTTTTATTGATATGACGGAATATGCAACACCTTATCCGGTCTCGAAAAATACTTCCGTTTGGACGACGTATGAAACAGAAATTTTGAAAAATGCCTGGACAGGTGAGAAGCCAGTTGCTGATGCAGCCAAAGAGCTCGGAGCCAAAATGAATCAAGCGTTAGCTGCAGAGAAATAA
- a CDS encoding type 1 glutamine amidotransferase, producing the protein MRIHYVQHVPFETPEMIAVWAQDKGHEVTSQRLFENDPFPSLSDVDMLVVLGGPMGVKDEKEFPWLATEKQLIKEAIQSRTLVLGICLGAQLIAEVIGGEVYKNDKKEIGWFPVHLTNDAAQSEYFKNFPRDFVPFHWHGDTFHLPSEASRIASSPGCINQAFVYGDHVVGLQFHLEFSDTSIQRIIEHCKTDLEQGTYVQQPAEMLGRSQWLEQSNEILTQLLDAMEAKAQAWNREQTHTFDEAPRGSFRNIGD; encoded by the coding sequence GTGAGAATTCATTATGTACAGCATGTTCCTTTTGAAACACCGGAGATGATTGCGGTCTGGGCGCAAGACAAAGGTCATGAAGTAACGAGTCAACGGCTATTTGAAAATGATCCGTTTCCTTCTTTATCGGATGTGGACATGCTCGTTGTTTTAGGTGGTCCCATGGGTGTTAAGGATGAAAAGGAGTTTCCTTGGTTGGCTACGGAAAAGCAATTAATCAAGGAAGCTATTCAATCGCGAACATTGGTGCTTGGCATTTGTTTAGGTGCCCAATTGATTGCTGAGGTCATCGGGGGAGAGGTTTACAAAAACGATAAAAAGGAAATAGGCTGGTTTCCAGTCCATTTAACGAATGACGCCGCCCAATCAGAGTATTTCAAGAATTTTCCGAGAGACTTTGTTCCCTTTCACTGGCATGGAGATACGTTTCATCTGCCGTCCGAAGCCTCGAGAATAGCTTCAAGCCCAGGATGCATCAATCAGGCATTTGTTTACGGGGATCATGTTGTTGGATTGCAATTTCACTTGGAGTTCAGCGATACGAGTATTCAGAGAATTATCGAGCATTGCAAAACGGATTTGGAACAAGGAACCTATGTGCAGCAACCCGCAGAAATGTTGGGTCGGAGCCAATGGCTGGAACAATCCAATGAGATCTTAACTCAATTGCTTGATGCCATGGAAGCCAAGGCCCAAGCGTGGAATCGGGAGCAAACTCACACATTCGATGAGGCGCCTAGAGGTTCATTTCGGAATATTGGTGATTAA
- a CDS encoding Gfo/Idh/MocA family protein yields the protein MQKVTAILLGAGNRGAQSYAPYALNYPHELDIIAVAEPDEERRAAFTAAHQIAAEHAFSDWEQLLAQPKLADIAIICTQDQMHYHPTLQALALGYHVLLEKPMSPSPEECVEMELMAKKHNRLLTICHVLRYTAFWTAMKRVIEDGKIGQIVNIQLNENVGNMHMAHSFVRGNWSNSDTSSPMILAKSCHDMDILSYIMDEPCEVVSSFGSLMHFTAENAPAGAPERCLDGCPAEATCQYYAPKYYLGTGRGWAGKFTTDTSLEGIIEALGTTPYGKCVYRSNNNVVDHQVVNMAFASGATAMFSMCGFTRDNTRILQIMGTKGDIRGNMEEHEFTIHDFITNEKTTVRVEASHEGHNGGDAGIMRSFLREVRSYAGGESESSASVSVRSHLMAFAAEESRLNGGKPVKIEELHQRLAAIH from the coding sequence ATGCAAAAAGTTACGGCTATCCTGCTTGGGGCGGGAAACCGCGGAGCGCAATCCTATGCACCTTATGCGCTGAATTATCCGCATGAGCTCGATATTATTGCGGTTGCTGAGCCTGATGAAGAGCGGCGCGCAGCGTTCACCGCTGCTCATCAGATCGCGGCTGAGCATGCCTTTTCAGATTGGGAACAACTGCTGGCACAACCTAAGCTTGCTGATATCGCCATAATTTGCACACAAGATCAGATGCATTACCATCCAACACTGCAAGCCCTCGCATTAGGCTATCATGTCCTATTGGAGAAACCTATGTCGCCAAGTCCGGAAGAATGCGTAGAGATGGAGCTTATGGCTAAGAAGCATAATCGTTTGCTTACGATTTGCCATGTGCTTCGTTATACAGCGTTCTGGACGGCGATGAAAAGAGTGATTGAGGATGGGAAAATTGGTCAAATTGTCAACATTCAATTGAATGAAAATGTCGGCAATATGCACATGGCACATAGCTTTGTTCGTGGTAATTGGAGCAATTCAGATACCTCCAGCCCCATGATTCTAGCCAAATCATGTCATGATATGGACATTCTTTCTTATATCATGGATGAGCCCTGCGAGGTCGTCAGTTCGTTTGGATCTCTGATGCATTTTACAGCGGAGAACGCGCCAGCCGGGGCGCCAGAACGCTGTTTGGATGGGTGTCCGGCAGAAGCCACTTGCCAATACTACGCGCCCAAGTATTATTTGGGCACAGGGCGTGGATGGGCCGGGAAATTCACGACGGATACGAGTCTTGAAGGTATTATTGAAGCTTTAGGCACAACACCGTATGGCAAATGTGTGTATCGCAGCAACAATAACGTGGTGGATCATCAAGTAGTGAATATGGCGTTTGCGAGTGGAGCTACAGCGATGTTCAGCATGTGTGGATTTACGCGTGACAATACGCGTATTCTTCAGATCATGGGGACGAAAGGCGATATCCGCGGAAATATGGAAGAGCATGAATTTACCATTCATGACTTTATTACCAATGAGAAGACGACAGTGCGTGTTGAGGCATCCCATGAAGGGCATAATGGCGGGGATGCGGGAATTATGCGCAGCTTCCTTCGCGAAGTTAGATCTTATGCGGGCGGAGAAAGCGAATCATCGGCATCCGTTTCTGTGCGAAGCCATCTGATGGCTTTTGCCGCAGAGGAATCACGTTTGAATGGCGGCAAGCCTGTAAAAATAGAAGAGCTGCATCAGAGATTAGCCGCTATTCATTAA
- a CDS encoding carbohydrate ABC transporter permease, whose protein sequence is MNTKSYRQKSLQIGFVHLILVLGAVIMVTPFIWMFLTSVKTLGESTAIPPVFFPKSFRWDNYAKVFVNLPFFTFYWNTLITTVVKVVGQLIICSLAAYAFARISFPGRHFFFILMLSVLMVPGQVFLIPQYMIMKDMGWLNSLTALIVPGLFSAFGTFLLRQFFMTLPHELEEAAKLDGCNQFRIYWQIMLPLAKSGMIALAIFTMLWSWNDLMWPLIVNSSPDKMVLSAGIAFLEGEHKTNYTIIMAGSMMAILPMIVIFFVFQRSFIQGIAFTGSKS, encoded by the coding sequence ATGAATACCAAATCCTACCGCCAAAAATCACTTCAGATCGGGTTCGTCCATCTTATTCTTGTCTTAGGTGCAGTGATCATGGTCACTCCTTTTATATGGATGTTTCTTACATCGGTCAAAACGTTGGGTGAGTCGACGGCAATACCGCCTGTTTTTTTTCCGAAATCTTTCCGTTGGGATAATTATGCGAAAGTTTTTGTGAACTTGCCATTCTTTACTTTCTACTGGAATACATTGATTACGACGGTTGTTAAAGTAGTTGGACAATTGATTATTTGTTCCTTAGCCGCTTATGCGTTTGCACGTATTTCCTTTCCAGGACGTCATTTCTTCTTCATCCTTATGCTTTCGGTACTCATGGTGCCTGGCCAAGTATTCTTGATCCCGCAATATATGATTATGAAAGATATGGGCTGGCTTAATTCTCTTACAGCGCTAATTGTGCCTGGCTTATTCAGTGCATTCGGTACTTTCTTACTGCGTCAATTCTTCATGACGCTCCCGCATGAACTTGAGGAGGCAGCGAAGCTGGATGGTTGCAACCAATTCCGGATTTACTGGCAAATCATGCTGCCGCTGGCCAAATCGGGGATGATTGCCCTGGCCATTTTCACAATGCTATGGTCCTGGAATGATTTGATGTGGCCTCTCATTGTGAACAGCTCGCCTGATAAAATGGTTCTTTCCGCGGGGATTGCCTTCCTGGAAGGGGAACACAAAACGAACTATACCATCATAATGGCTGGCTCCATGATGGCCATTTTACCGATGATCGTGATCTTTTTCGTTTTTCAACGATCGTTTATCCAAGGAATTGCTTTCACTGGAAGCAAGTCTTGA
- a CDS encoding LysR family transcriptional regulator, producing the protein MELKQLEYFMAVCRELHFTRAAEKLGISQPSLSQQIRLLEHEMGTPLFDRIGKRTVITEAGKTLLHHGYNVFHEIAQARTAISELQGLQRGSLKIGALLTVVNYLLPPAVISFHHNYPKVELSILGLRTGDIYNGLLQNELDLGIVMLPVVHEDLEAIPLCEQNLAFAAPVDHPIANQPFVTLHVLKEYPSVLLPNTYQLRQLINDECRELAFAPKPALEMTTMESIVNMVSKGVGITILPKPYLDYMDHQQVRTIPIDQPALKTHMGIVYRKNKHMCAASRVFMEQLIETVTTSS; encoded by the coding sequence ATGGAACTCAAGCAATTGGAATACTTTATGGCCGTATGCCGGGAGCTGCATTTTACTCGAGCGGCCGAAAAACTTGGTATTTCTCAACCTTCCCTAAGCCAACAGATTCGCTTGCTGGAACATGAAATGGGAACACCATTATTTGACCGGATTGGCAAACGCACCGTCATTACAGAAGCAGGCAAAACGCTGCTGCATCATGGGTATAATGTGTTTCATGAAATAGCCCAAGCCCGTACAGCCATCAGTGAATTGCAAGGTTTACAAAGAGGGTCACTGAAGATTGGCGCGCTTTTAACCGTAGTGAATTATTTACTTCCGCCAGCTGTCATATCTTTTCATCACAATTATCCGAAGGTGGAGCTGTCCATCCTAGGATTACGAACCGGGGATATCTATAATGGGCTGTTGCAAAATGAGCTTGATTTGGGCATTGTCATGCTGCCTGTGGTACATGAAGATTTGGAAGCGATCCCCCTCTGCGAGCAAAATCTGGCCTTCGCCGCACCTGTTGATCATCCTATTGCCAATCAACCCTTCGTAACCCTGCATGTGCTAAAAGAATACCCCAGTGTGCTGCTGCCAAATACGTATCAACTGCGACAGCTTATCAATGATGAATGTCGCGAATTGGCATTTGCGCCAAAGCCAGCCTTGGAGATGACAACGATGGAATCGATTGTCAATATGGTTTCAAAAGGGGTCGGAATCACCATTCTGCCAAAACCATATCTTGATTATATGGACCATCAACAGGTCCGAACCATCCCTATCGATCAACCAGCATTAAAGACGCATATGGGTATCGTATATCGCAAAAACAAACATATGTGCGCGGCAAGTCGTGTATTCATGGAGCAATTGATTGAAACAGTTACTACGAGCTCTTGA
- a CDS encoding LTA synthase family protein, whose protein sequence is MFPLASQLRQAFRIRPANSLRLALKNGKFLYYTFLAILLKSLLLLAALHAPGVAGVDIGHMFYTVPPIFSHLMIIVFFVAIGLFFKSKVRRLYLIVLNVIISLVLFCDLIYYRAYAAFLSLRFLEHPAGFNPLALNLGGFIRLFDFWFLIDLILIVCVMLVRKNRKLGTTRQSSHRHPVLAALVMAAAVSVVSYDHYRIDIKDTTNGQMMFVRMCWVPFQTMSNMSPIGYHLYDGLRLFGDNKEHALAPQERADVQAWFSQQDENLPDNAYKGKFRGKNLIIIQVESLEAFVLNEQVGGQEITPNLNRLLGSSLQFTNFYEQVNNGTSSDSDLLTTTSVFPLREGSNFYRYPTNVYNTLPKLLEGMGYQTISSHPEPAGNWNWVEAHHSIGYRKIWDLSQFNVDEQVGIGFSDESYLRQLSDKIKDQKQPFLMHFVTLSSHGPFHIPEKKQELRLSPEFNQTTMGAYFQAVHYADKQIGAFLDKLDKSGLLEQSVIAIYGDHTGVHKYYQDQINAIAAIENEEWRAPTLKLPFLVYQKGLQGETIDQVGGQVDTLPTLAYLMGVDTHQFSGTAMGKNLVNTKRNFTILNDGTLVGDQPDGREKTHILDSFKIADLVHESNFFAK, encoded by the coding sequence GTGTTTCCATTAGCATCGCAGTTACGGCAAGCATTTCGCATACGTCCTGCAAATTCTTTAAGACTGGCTCTGAAAAACGGCAAGTTCCTGTATTACACGTTTCTGGCGATTCTGCTTAAATCGCTTTTGCTGCTAGCAGCCTTGCATGCACCGGGTGTTGCGGGTGTTGATATTGGCCACATGTTTTATACGGTGCCGCCTATTTTCTCACACCTTATGATCATCGTATTTTTTGTGGCGATTGGTTTGTTTTTCAAAAGTAAGGTTCGACGATTATATTTGATTGTGTTAAATGTGATCATCAGCTTGGTGCTCTTTTGTGATCTAATTTATTACCGAGCGTATGCCGCATTTCTTTCCCTTCGTTTTCTTGAACATCCCGCAGGTTTTAATCCGCTTGCTTTAAATCTTGGGGGCTTCATCCGGCTGTTTGATTTCTGGTTTCTGATCGATCTAATCTTAATCGTTTGCGTCATGCTAGTGCGTAAGAACAGGAAATTGGGTACCACGAGGCAAAGTTCGCATCGACATCCTGTGCTTGCTGCCCTAGTCATGGCAGCGGCTGTATCGGTGGTCTCTTACGATCATTACCGAATTGACATTAAAGACACAACCAATGGTCAAATGATGTTTGTGAGAATGTGTTGGGTGCCGTTCCAAACCATGTCGAACATGTCACCAATCGGGTACCATCTGTATGATGGTCTGCGGTTGTTCGGCGACAACAAAGAACATGCCTTGGCGCCACAGGAACGGGCGGATGTTCAAGCTTGGTTCTCGCAGCAGGACGAAAATCTGCCAGATAACGCATATAAAGGAAAGTTTCGCGGAAAAAATTTGATTATCATCCAAGTGGAATCACTGGAAGCATTCGTTCTGAATGAGCAAGTGGGGGGTCAAGAAATTACGCCTAATCTGAATCGGCTCCTGGGCAGCAGCCTGCAGTTTACTAACTTTTATGAACAAGTGAACAATGGCACCAGCTCAGACAGCGATTTGCTGACTACGACTTCTGTGTTCCCTTTGCGGGAGGGCTCCAATTTCTATCGGTATCCAACGAACGTCTACAACACGTTACCCAAATTACTGGAGGGAATGGGCTACCAGACGATCTCTTCGCATCCGGAACCAGCCGGGAACTGGAATTGGGTTGAAGCCCACCATAGCATTGGGTATCGAAAGATCTGGGATTTAAGCCAATTCAATGTGGATGAACAAGTAGGCATTGGTTTTTCAGATGAATCGTACTTACGGCAATTGAGTGATAAAATCAAGGATCAAAAGCAGCCGTTTCTAATGCATTTTGTAACGCTGTCCTCTCATGGCCCGTTTCATATTCCAGAGAAGAAACAAGAACTTCGTCTCTCGCCAGAATTTAACCAGACAACGATGGGGGCTTATTTTCAGGCTGTGCATTATGCAGATAAGCAGATCGGTGCTTTCTTGGACAAATTAGACAAGTCTGGACTTCTTGAACAATCCGTGATCGCTATCTACGGGGACCATACAGGTGTCCATAAATATTACCAAGATCAAATTAATGCGATTGCTGCTATTGAAAACGAGGAGTGGAGAGCGCCAACTTTGAAGCTGCCCTTTCTTGTATATCAAAAAGGCTTGCAAGGAGAGACCATCGATCAAGTCGGCGGCCAGGTGGATACCTTGCCAACACTTGCGTATCTGATGGGGGTGGACACACATCAGTTCAGCGGTACCGCCATGGGGAAAAATCTGGTTAATACAAAGCGGAATTTCACCATTCTTAACGATGGGACTCTAGTAGGCGATCAACCTGATGGCAGAGAAAAGACACACATCCTCGATTCATTTAAGATTGCGGATCTCGTACACGAAAGTAATTTTTTCGCCAAATAA
- the glyA gene encoding serine hydroxymethyltransferase, protein MNHLMKQDPAIAQAIHEELRRQRDKIELIASENFVSGAVLETMGTVLTNKYAEGYPGKRYYGGCEAVDIVEETARQRVKDLFGAEHANVQPHSGAQANMSVYFAAVKPNDTILGMNLSHGGHLTHGSPVNVSGRMYNFIPYGVDPQTFRLDFDELRKLAHKHKPRMIVAGASAYSRTIEFEPFAQIAEETGALFLVDMAHIAGIVAAGLHPNPVPYAHFVTTTTHKTLRGPRGGVILCRNSWAQAIDRAVFPTTQGGPFMHTIAAKAVAFQEAAEPAFQDYISRVLRNAKMLAEALQTEGLNVVSGGTDNHLMLLDLRNLGVTGLEAQHVLDSIGITVNKNAIPFDTASPTVTSGIRLGTPAATTRGMGENEMKEIAHFIALALKNPTLAASNKHLTDRVKELTSRFPLYENEK, encoded by the coding sequence ATGAATCATTTGATGAAGCAAGACCCAGCTATCGCACAAGCGATACACGAAGAACTAAGACGTCAACGGGACAAAATAGAACTGATTGCATCCGAAAATTTTGTGAGTGGGGCCGTTCTGGAAACTATGGGTACGGTACTTACCAATAAATATGCAGAAGGCTATCCAGGAAAAAGATATTATGGGGGTTGCGAAGCCGTAGATATCGTGGAGGAAACGGCGAGGCAGCGAGTCAAGGATCTATTTGGCGCTGAACATGCCAATGTGCAGCCCCATTCAGGAGCGCAGGCGAATATGTCCGTATACTTTGCTGCGGTTAAGCCTAATGATACGATTCTGGGCATGAATCTCTCGCATGGCGGTCATTTGACACACGGAAGCCCAGTGAATGTATCAGGCCGCATGTACAATTTCATTCCATATGGGGTGGATCCGCAAACATTTCGTCTTGATTTTGATGAATTGCGGAAACTTGCCCACAAGCATAAACCGAGAATGATCGTGGCAGGCGCGAGCGCCTATTCTAGAACGATTGAATTCGAGCCATTTGCACAAATTGCTGAAGAAACAGGGGCATTGTTCCTTGTGGATATGGCTCATATTGCCGGGATTGTGGCAGCAGGACTGCATCCCAATCCGGTGCCTTATGCGCATTTCGTGACCACGACGACGCATAAAACACTTCGCGGGCCAAGAGGCGGCGTCATTTTATGCCGAAATTCATGGGCTCAAGCGATTGATAGAGCCGTCTTTCCGACCACACAAGGCGGCCCGTTCATGCACACGATAGCAGCCAAAGCGGTAGCTTTCCAAGAAGCGGCAGAGCCCGCATTCCAAGATTACATCAGCCGTGTTCTGCGAAATGCCAAAATGCTGGCTGAGGCTCTGCAAACAGAAGGATTGAATGTCGTTTCAGGTGGTACGGATAATCATCTCATGCTATTGGATCTGCGTAACTTGGGGGTAACCGGTCTAGAGGCACAACATGTTCTAGATTCTATCGGAATAACCGTAAATAAAAATGCGATCCCGTTCGATACAGCAAGTCCAACTGTGACTAGCGGAATCCGTCTTGGGACGCCGGCAGCAACGACTAGAGGGATGGGGGAAAATGAAATGAAAGAAATCGCCCATTTTATTGCACTTGCTTTGAAAAATCCGACGCTTGCGGCTTCCAACAAGCATTTAACAGATAGAGTGAAGGAACTCACTTCAAGGTTTCCTCTTTATGAGAACGAAAAGTAA
- a CDS encoding carbohydrate ABC transporter permease, whose protein sequence is MRISSKRRSDWMWAYIMITPLMLGLLFFYIWPVFQTFYFSFTDWGSFGKYTWSGLSNYKRLLTDRDLLYAFRNTSIYIITAVPIGIILSIFLAVLLNQKVKGLSVYRTLYFLPVVTMPAAVAMVWKWLYNSDFGLINYVLGRLSIPGPHWLTDNRTALLSIIIVAIWSSIGSHMIIFLSGLQGISVSYYEAASIDGAGAFTKFTRITLPLLTPTIFFVMVTSLIGAFQVFDFIYMMVGDIVMESTQSVVFLYYKYGFLKNSKGYASSIAVLLFGIIMIITYIQMKIQKKWVHYE, encoded by the coding sequence ATGCGAATCAGCTCAAAACGCCGCTCCGATTGGATGTGGGCGTACATCATGATCACACCTTTAATGCTGGGTTTGCTATTCTTTTATATTTGGCCCGTGTTTCAAACCTTTTATTTCTCGTTTACGGACTGGGGCTCTTTCGGTAAGTACACCTGGTCAGGACTTTCCAACTATAAGCGGCTGCTAACGGATCGGGATCTACTCTATGCCTTTCGAAATACAAGTATTTATATCATTACGGCTGTGCCGATTGGCATTATCTTATCGATATTTCTTGCGGTCCTTCTAAATCAGAAGGTAAAGGGGTTGTCGGTGTATCGCACCTTGTATTTCTTACCTGTTGTGACGATGCCTGCGGCTGTCGCGATGGTTTGGAAATGGCTGTATAATTCCGATTTCGGACTGATTAATTATGTGCTTGGACGTTTATCCATTCCGGGACCGCATTGGTTAACCGACAATCGAACGGCTTTGCTCTCCATTATTATTGTGGCGATTTGGAGTTCCATCGGAAGTCACATGATTATCTTTCTTTCAGGGCTGCAAGGCATATCGGTTTCCTATTATGAAGCCGCATCGATTGATGGGGCAGGGGCATTCACTAAATTCACACGAATTACGCTGCCTTTGTTAACGCCGACGATATTTTTCGTCATGGTAACCTCTTTAATTGGCGCTTTTCAGGTATTCGACTTCATCTATATGATGGTTGGCGATATTGTTATGGAGTCAACACAATCGGTTGTTTTCTTGTACTACAAATACGGATTCTTGAAAAATAGCAAAGGATATGCATCCTCCATCGCTGTGCTGTTGTTCGGGATCATTATGATCATCACGTATATTCAAATGAAAATTCAGAAGAAATGGGTTCACTACGAATGA
- a CDS encoding cysteine desulfurase, whose product MSISLNELRSIFPIFNQQINGNPLVYLDNAATTQKPLQVIEAIQHYYEWDNANVHRGIHTLGSRATDAYEKARYKVARFLQASSVQEIIFTRGTTSGLNLIASGYGQAVCGIGDEIVISAMEHHSNLLPWQQVAQATGASLTYIPLQSDGTLAIQDVEKAITSRTKVVSMSHVSNVLGTVNPVKEIAAIAHKHGAVLVVDGAQSAPHIRVDVQDLDCDFYVFSGHKMCGPTGIGALYGKKDHLEQMHPIEFGGEMIDDVGLYESSWRELPWKFEAGTPNIAGAIGLGTAIDFLEEIGLEQIEAHDRYLTQYALQQMNEIDGITIIGPECERLGLITFTIDLIHPHDVATVLDTFGIAIRAGHHCCQPLMRHFEVSATARASFYLYNTENDVDRLIEALLQTQTFFKSS is encoded by the coding sequence ATGTCTATATCATTGAATGAATTGCGGTCTATTTTCCCAATCTTCAACCAACAAATTAACGGAAATCCCCTCGTTTACTTGGATAACGCGGCAACAACTCAGAAGCCATTGCAAGTGATTGAAGCCATCCAACACTATTATGAATGGGATAATGCCAATGTCCACCGGGGGATACACACTTTAGGATCAAGAGCAACAGACGCCTATGAAAAAGCGCGATACAAAGTCGCCCGATTTCTTCAGGCTTCATCGGTACAGGAAATTATCTTTACTCGCGGAACAACATCTGGACTAAATCTGATAGCCAGCGGTTATGGGCAAGCGGTTTGCGGAATTGGGGATGAAATTGTCATTTCGGCGATGGAACATCACAGCAATTTGCTTCCCTGGCAGCAAGTGGCTCAAGCTACGGGAGCTTCGTTAACCTATATTCCCTTACAGTCAGATGGAACTTTAGCAATTCAGGATGTGGAGAAAGCGATCACTAGTCGCACCAAAGTCGTTTCGATGTCGCATGTATCCAACGTTCTGGGCACGGTCAATCCAGTAAAGGAAATTGCCGCAATTGCTCATAAGCACGGAGCAGTGCTAGTTGTTGATGGTGCGCAAAGTGCGCCTCATATCCGAGTGGATGTACAGGATTTAGACTGTGATTTCTATGTGTTTTCGGGGCATAAAATGTGCGGACCCACGGGGATTGGTGCTCTATATGGCAAAAAAGATCATCTTGAACAAATGCATCCGATTGAATTCGGCGGCGAAATGATTGATGATGTCGGATTATATGAATCCTCTTGGAGAGAGCTTCCATGGAAGTTCGAAGCAGGAACACCTAACATAGCCGGAGCAATTGGACTAGGAACGGCCATCGATTTTCTGGAGGAAATAGGGCTGGAACAAATCGAAGCGCATGATCGCTATTTGACGCAATATGCCTTGCAACAAATGAATGAGATCGACGGGATCACCATTATCGGACCTGAGTGCGAACGGTTGGGCTTGATCACCTTTACGATAGACCTGATTCATCCCCATGATGTGGCGACGGTTCTGGATACATTCGGAATAGCCATCCGGGCAGGCCATCATTGCTGCCAACCGTTGATGAGACATTTTGAAGTGTCCGCAACGGCGCGAGCCAGTTTTTATTTGTACAACACGGAAAATGATGTAGACCGTTTGATAGAGGCGTTGCTGCAAACGCAAACTTTTTTCAAGAGCTCGTAG